From a single Maylandia zebra isolate NMK-2024a linkage group LG3, Mzebra_GT3a, whole genome shotgun sequence genomic region:
- the LOC143416771 gene encoding uncharacterized protein LOC143416771, translated as MKYFQEKEDSIFILADAFSTKMSVEREMTLPITPRVIALGNNFMSASRWMISLEGKVFYEPEQMHDFASTLAVFFASYYVFNLEYQESASITLEMIQRFFVRINPDMGTKCPAKLGTSCKTGRVVKRKVTSISPRITTFLQRLSEFEWRTSNYVVMKTTLNPTILVTEI; from the exons ATGAAGTACTTCCAAGAAAAAGAGGACTCAATCTTCATCTTGGCTGAc gcTTTTTCCACCAAGATGTCTGTTGAGAGAGAGATGACCTTACCCATCACACCAAGGGTAATAGCGCTTG GGAATAATTTCATGTCTGCAAGCCGCTGGATGATCAGTTTGGAGGGCAAGGTATTTTATGAGCCTGAGCAGATGCATGACTTTGCCAGCACCCTTGCTGTCTTCTTTGCGTCATACTACGTTTTCAACCTTGAGTATCAGGAGTCAGCGTCCATCACACTGGAGATGATACAGAG GTTCTTTGTGAGGATCAATCCAGACATGGGAACAAAATGCCCTGCAAAACTTGGTACAAGCTGCAAGACAGGTCGTGTCGTAAAGAGGAAGGTTACAAGCATCAGCCCTCGGATCACCACCTTCCTCCAGCGGCTCTCTGAGTTTGAATGGAGGACTTCCAACTAT GTGGTGATGAAGACTACGCTGAACCCGACCATCCTGGTAACGGAAATCTAA
- the LOC112432878 gene encoding E3 ubiquitin-protein ligase TRIM21 gives MSAASNLRSEDQFLCSICLDVFTDPVTTPCGHNFCKTCISQHWDMNQSCQCPMCKETFYTRPQLRVNTFISEMVAQFRREAQQKASSSSSEQQAAKPGEVPCDVCTGTRLKALKSCLVCQTSYCQTHLEPHLTLKGLKRHQLVDAVENLEGRMCTKHDKLLELFCKTDQTCVCMLCSVLDHKNHEFVPLREEYEGKKAELEKTEAEIQQMIQKRRLKIQEITESVKMSKDAADRQKAEGVQVLTALMESVERRLKELMKEIEDKQEATEKQAEGLIKDLEQEISELMERSSEVEQLSRSEDHLHLLQSFSSLKAPPSKDWTEVRVHPPSYEGTVGRAVAQLEETVWKPMKKKLFEAAELQRVQQHEVDVTLDPDTAHPELILSDDGKQVYDSDVWKNLPDNPERFSLCVMVLGEQSFSSGRFYFEVQVKGKTAWDLGVATESINRKGQITASPQNGFWTVRLRNGNEYKACAKYLVPLCLHPGPEKVGVFVDYEEGLVSFYDVGAAALIYSFNGCSFTHRLHPFFCPCNNDGGKNSAPLIICPVNQTDQRLILLDE, from the coding sequence ATGTCTGCTGCCAGCAATCTGCGATCTGAAGATCAGTTTCTGTGCTCCATCTGTCTGGATGTGTTCACTGATCCAGTCACTACACCATGTGGACACAACTTCTGCAAAACCTGCATCAGTCAGCACTGGGACATGAATCAGAGCTGTCAGTGTCCCATGTGTAAAGAGACTTTCTACACTCGACCTCAGCTGAGGGTCAACACCTTCATCTCTGAGATGGTTGCTCAGTTCAGACGTGAAGCTCAGCAgaaagccagcagcagcagctcagagcaACAAGCTGCCAAACCAGGAGAAGTTCCCTGTGACGTCTGCACTGGAACCAGACTGAAGGCCCTGAAGTCCTGCCTGGTGTGTCAGACCTCCTACTGTCAGACTCACCTGGAGCCTCATCTGACACTGAAAGGTCTGAAAAGACATCAGCTGGTTGATGCTGTGGAGAACCTGGAAGGCAGGATGTGCACGAAGCACGATAAACTCCTGGAGCTGTTCTGTAAGACCGACCAGACATGTGTCTGCATGCTCTGCTCTGTTTTAGACCACAAGAACCACGAGTTTGTTCCTCTGAGAGAAGAATATGAAGGAAAGAAGGCAGAGCTGGAGAAGACAGAGGCTGAGATTCAGCAGATGATCCAGAAGAGACGACTGAAGATTCAGGAGATCACAGAGTCGGTGAAGATGAGTAAAgatgctgcagacagacagaaagcagaagGTGTTCAGGTCCTCACGGCTCTGATGGAGTCTGTTGAGAGACGCCTGAAGGAGCTCATGAAGGAGATCGAAGACAAACAGGAAGCTACAGAGAAACAGGCTGAAGGTCTCATCAAAGATCTGGAACAGGAAATCTCTGAGCTGATGGAGAGAAGCTCTgaggtggagcagctctcaCGCTCTgaagaccacctccacctcctccaaagCTTCTCCTCCCTGAAAGCTCCACCCAGCAAGGACTGgacagaggtcagagttcatCCACCATCATATGAGGGGACTGTGGGGAGAGCTGTGGCTCAGCTGGAGGAGACAGTCTGGAAACCCatgaagaagaagctgtttgaggctgcagagctgcagagggTGCAGCAGCATGAGGTGGATGTGACTCTGGATCCTGATACAGCTCATCCTGAACTCATCCTGTCTGATGATGGAAAACAAGTTTATGATAGTGATGTGTGGAAGAATCTTCCAGACAACCCAGAGagattttctctgtgtgttatGGTTTTAGGAGAGCAGAGTTTCTCTTCAGGGAGATTTTACTTTGAGGTTCAGGTTAAAGGAAAGACTGCGTGGGATTTAGGAGTGGCCACAGAGTCGATCAACAGGAAGGGACAAATCACAGCGAGTCCTCAGAATGGTTTCTGGACTGTGAGGCTGAGAAATGGAAATGAGTACAAAGCTTGTGCTAAGTATTTAGTCCCCCTCTGTCTCCATCCTGGTCCTGAGAAGGTGGGGGTGTTTGTGGATTATGAGGAGGGTCTGGTCTCCTTTTATGATGtaggtgctgcagctctgatctaCTCCTTTAATGGCTGCTCCTTCACTCACAGACTCCACCCATTCTTCTGTCCCTGTAACAATGATGGAGGTAAAAACTCTGCACCTCTGATCATCTGTCCTGTCAATCAAACTGATCAACGACTGATTTTATTGGATGAATGA